The following nucleotide sequence is from Cryptococcus neoformans var. grubii H99 chromosome 5, complete sequence.
TAGCGTCCGATCGTTCACCTCACTCACACTCACActcccccttcccttttATTTCCCCATAACAGAATCCTCGtccctctccatccgccCAGACGTACCATCCCGATCCCTTACGCTCTTCGGATCCTCACGAGTCTTTGCCTTTACGTCTAGACGTTCACCCCGCCCATCAACACTCCCAGCTTTTCATCGAATAAAGCGCTATTTATTGGCATCTCGAGCGTATGAAAAGGGTTTTTCATGACAGTGTCTGCGTCTATGGtaaaaagaggaaaaaaaagtcagcTTCGATGGTTTGTAGATTATTAAGGCAAGCAGGGAGGAAAACGAGCTTATactgcttccttcttcattgcACTGTGATCTTGCGCGTTTACGATTACCattccttgcccttttccatctcacATATCCTCCTCACCTCAGATAAAGGTgaaagaaatgaaaaaTGAGGGGTcaaaggaagaagtagAGAAATAAAACGGGAGAGGAAATGGGATAATCGATTAACTTGGGACTTACAAATTTCGTATATCCGTTTTAGAAGATCGTCCAAGCCTGCTTGAGGTAATGAATGTAACAATACAAACTTTGTGCCTATTTCCCCCATCGCCCCAGAAAGGTGACAAGTTGAGAAGAACGAGAAAGAGAGTCAGTAAGTAATGTTTTCGTACGGGTTTGGATGACATTGAATGCCTTCCGGTCGTCATTATCGTACCCCTTCCACAGCTGAGCGTCCACTTCAATTCCTACTCCCAGCCTACTGCATCACACATCCCCACCGCGTCCTTACATTTCCCCACACCACTTCTCTCATGGCACAAACCAAAACCCAGGACCAGACTCACCAGTAGGAGTCAAAAACACTTTTCCACCCCATCCCTCCGCCTCAAAACTCTCCAGTCCCCCTGCAGACCCTGATCCTGACCCTTGGTTCTGGTTCGGGCTTGAAGGTGTAAGACGTGCGGTGATAGCGTGAATACCGTGCAAGATACCG
It contains:
- a CDS encoding protein transporter: MTIHALWIISKAGGLVFSRSYSDALPQLPVNTILTLAGILHGIHAITARLTPSSPNQNQGSGSGSAGGLESFEAEGWGGKVFLTPTGTKFVLLHSLPQAGLDDLLKRIYEIYADTVMKNPFHTLEMPINSALFDEKLGVLMGGVNV